A stretch of Anoplopoma fimbria isolate UVic2021 breed Golden Eagle Sablefish chromosome 4, Afim_UVic_2022, whole genome shotgun sequence DNA encodes these proteins:
- the scyl1 gene encoding N-terminal kinase-like protein, with translation MWSFFARDPVKDFAYEILPDTQEKSGIWSLQRGKRKTNGEPVSVFLYEFSQGTEQQTQLAKAAFKRMKTLRHPNILAYVDGLETEKSLYLVTEQVTPLAVHLKAQAEKGGSGELEVSWGLHQIVKALSFLVNDCHLLHNNLGVSAVFVDRAGEWKLGALDHVAPEQGDPSGVSLPTPKAVYPDMEKYDPPEVPNSSGEKWAGEVWRLGCLIWEVFNGPLPRTSSLRSLGKIPKALVPHYCELVGANPKARPNPARFLQNCRAPGGFLSNSFVESNLFLEEIQIKEPTEKQQFFQDLSDNLDSFPEDFCKHKVLPQLLTAFEFGNAGAVVLTPLFKVGKFLSAEEYQQKIIPVIVKMFSSTDRAMRIRLLQQMEQFIEYLNDAAVNSQIFPHVVHGFTDTNPAIREQTVKSMLLMAPKLNETNLNQELMRHFARLQARDEQGPIRCNTTVCLGKIASYLNAGTRQRVLISAFSRATKDPFPASRSAGVLGFAATHNFYSVTEIAARILPTLCAVTVDPDKSVRDQAFKAIKSFLSKLETVSDDPTKLADIEKDVASCAQPAGASSSWAGWAVTGMSTITSKLIRNTPGTEGSAAAEDSEPANATSPTSVTDGAPAPGPEEKTPKAPETHHAASSRANPSQTHDLTGNDDEPIGDRWDEEEDWGSLEAPEKTNTEPDDWNTDWSGTASSKKKASDKGVGRSSSSMAVKKQSADWSSSGWDADDSWSNEKEGQGQSSAGEEGWGNDWGEEDTDTTLAGATLPVPEGVRLASEYNWDSSSSATKGAAQNDLFASVSQRNTAGTAAPTTGDGWTAEATGDWGAEESWESVDGNQGLSKAEVSKKKREERRKELEAKRAERKAAKGPLKLGARKLD, from the exons ACCAATGGAGAGCCAGTGTCGGTGTTTCTGTACGAGTTTTCGCAGGGAACAGAGCAGCAAACCCAGCTAGCCAAGGCTGCCTTCAAGCGTATGAAGACCCTGCGTCACCCTAACATCCTGGCATATGTGGATGGATTGGag ACAGAGAAGAGCCTGTACCTGGTTACTGAGCAGGTGACACCCTTGGCAGTCCACCTGAAGGCTCAGGCAGAGAAGGGGGGATCTGGGGAACTGGAGGTCTCCTGGGGACTGCACCAGATAGTG AAAGCTCTCAGTTTCCTGGTCAACGACTGCCACCTGCTACATAACAACTTGGGTGTATCAGCTGTTTTTGTGGATCGAGCTGGGGAGTGGAAGCTCGGGGCCCTCGACCATGTGGCCCCTGAGCAGGGTGACCCAAGTGGGGTCTCACTCCCTACCCCAAAGGCTGTTTACCCAGACATGGAGAAATATGACCCACCAGAGGTGCCCAATAGCAGTGGAGAGAAATG GGCAGGGGAGGTGTGGCGGCTAGGCTGCCTGATCTGGGAGGTGTTCAATGGGCCACTACCTCGCACATCCTCCCTTCGTTCACTGGGAAAG ATTCCCAAGGCTCTGGTCCCTCATTACTGTGAGCTGGTGGGGGCCAACCCCAAAGCTCGGCCCAACCCAGCCCGCTTTCTCCAGAACTGTAGAGCCCCCGGGGGATTTCTCAGCAACAGCTTTGTGGAGAGCAACCTTTTCCTGGAAGAGATACAG atcAAGGAGCCGACTGAGAAGCAGCAGTTCTTCCAGGATCTGAGTGACAATCTGGACTCCTTCCCTGAAGACTTTTGCAAACACAAGGTCCTTCCTCAGCTGCTCACTGCCTTCGAGTTTGGCAATGCAGGCGCTGTAGTCCTCACACCGCTCTTCAAG GTGGGGAAGTTCCTGTCAGCAGAAGAATACCAACAGAAGATCATCCCTGTTATCGTGAAGATGTTCTCCTCCACAGACAGAGCCATGAGGATACGACTGCTGCAGCAG ATGGAGCAGTTCATTGAGTATCTGAATGATGCAGCAGTCAATTCCCAGATTTTCCCTCACGTTGTTCACGGCTTCACAGATACAAACCCTGCCATCAGAGAACAGACTGTCAAG TCTATGTTACTGATGGCTCCTAAGCTGAATGAGACCAACCTGAACCAGGAGCTGATGCGCCACTTTGCCCGACTTCAGGCCAGAGACGAACAAGGCCCGATCCGGTGCAACACCACCGTCTGTCTGGGCAAGATCGCCTCCTACCTCAACGCAGGG ACTCGACAGCGTGTTCTGATTTCTGCCTTTTCACGAGCAACTAAAGATCCCTTCCCAGCTTCTCGCTCCGCCGGTGTCCTGGGCTTCGCCGCCACACACAACTTCTACAGCGTAACAGAGATTGCCGCCCGCATCCTCCCTACCCTCTGTGCCGTTACTGTTGACCCCGACAAGAGCGTCAGGGACCAG GCATTCAAAGCCATCAAGAGTTTCCTTTCCAAGTTAGAGACTGTGTCAGACGACCCCACCAAGCTGGCGGATATAG AAAAGGATGTAGCGTCCTGTGCTCAGCCTGCAGGTGCGTCTTCCAGCTGGGCCGGCTGGGCTGTGACCGGCATGTCCACTATAACTTCTAAGCTGATCCGCAACACTCCAGGGACAGAGGGCAGCGCTGCAGCTGAAGACAGCGAGCCCGCCAATGCCACCAGCCCTACCAGTGTCACAGATGGAGCACCTGCACCTG gtCCTGAAGAGAAAACTCCTAAAGCCCCTGAGACTCACCACGCTGCCTCCAGTCGTGCCAACCCATCACAGACTCATGATTTAACGGGCAATGATGACGAGCCAATAGGAGACCGctgggatgaggaggaggactgggGAAGTTTGGAG GCGCCAGAGAAAACTAACACAGAGCCAGATGACTGGAACACCGACTGGTCAGGAACGGCATCATCCAAAAAGAAAGCCAGTGACAAAGGA GTGGGTCGGTCGTCCTCCTCCATGGCGGTGAAAAAGCAGAGTGCAGACTGGAGCAGCTCAGGCTGGGACGCAGACGACAGCTGGTCCAACGAGAAGGAAGGGCAGGGTCAGAGCTCTGCGGGCGAAGAAGGCTGGGGCAACGACTGGGGGGAGGAGGACACGGACACAACCTTGGCCGGCGCGACGCTCCCCGTGCCAGAAGGAGTGCGGTTAGCCAGCGAGTACAACTgggacagcagcagctcagccaCCAAGGGGGCGGCTCAGAATGATCTGTTCGCCAGCGTGTCCCAGAGAAACACCGCCGGCACTGCTGCCCCCACG ACTGGGGATGGCTGGACTGCAGAGGCAACAGGAGACTGGGGAGCTGAAGAGTCATGGGAGTCAGTAGATGGGAACCAGG GTCTCAGCAAGGCCGAGGTTTCCAAGAAGAaacgggaggagaggaggaaagagctGGAGGCCAAACGGGCAGAGCGCAAAGCTGCTAAAGGTCCTCTCAAACTGGGCGCACGCAAGCTGGACTGA
- the LOC129090199 gene encoding phospholipase A and acyltransferase 3-like, which yields MAPTLYDEKPDPGDLIEIFRGSYQHWAVYVGDGFVVHLAPPSEVPGSSANSMMSVLAEKALVKKEELWDVVGTNQWKINNSQDKKHKPRCARVIVREACAMVGQELPYCVFRGNCEHFVNELRYGKAESQQVCKARDTALIAGVAGAVLMGAVYLFGGSKKENKNKE from the exons ATGGCCCCGACACTG TACGATGAGAAACCAGATCCTGGGGATTTGATTGAGATCTTCCGGGGCTCCTATCAGCACTGGGCTGTGTATGTTGGCGATGGCTTTGTTGTCCACTTGGCACCACCCT CAGAGGTCCCAGGTTCAAGTGCCAACAGTATGATGTCGGTTCTAGCTGAGAAGGCCTTGGTGAAGAAAGAGGAGCTGTGGGATGTGGTGGGAACCAACCAGTGGAAGATCAACAACAGCCAGGACAAGAAGCACAAGCCCCGCTGTGCTCGCGTTATCGTGAGGGAGGCCTGTGCGATGGTCGGCCAGGAGCTGCCGTACTGCGTCTTCAGGGGGAACTGTGAGCACTTTGTAAACGAGCTCCGCTACGGAAAAGCTGAGTCCCAGCAG GTGTGTAAGGCCAGAGATACTGCCTTGATTGCCGGAGTGGCTGGAGCGGTCCTCATGGGTGCCGTGTATCTGTTTGGAGgcagcaagaaagaaaacaagaacaaagagTGA
- the ints5 gene encoding integrator complex subunit 5 — protein MLKEQTMSVVLDGSPLKAMQSSHTHTPQTALSAQELSQEIKSFISGIDTVQGRKLSVREHARCAVRLLRSVPACRGAVLEHLRGVYDEHVSAFLHNLETESDASSGVSSNLEDIIQEVHGVLSEFIRLNPRAWAPLVSAWAVDLLGQLSSKHAGRRVAPHSSSLNELLQLWMSCAATRSLMEAYSQCLAAMLAWCPDACVDALLNTSVQHSPHFDWVVAHIGSAFPGTIISRVLACGLKDFCSHGAKDQGLMVMGVDKGSRVPKIGSVVGILGHLAVHHSDSIRKELLRMFQESLSPSSPLSPTSSSTSWESSPQLRRAAVPFLLQLAAMSPNLFGAVSAELVELLRPPVLLQLQALLQGLPREELDNMLGLAVHLISQSPSGGSRVLRFLADTATPASVIISGPTPSPHEGVREGCDRLLQMLLLHLHKLVFNRADGAEVNPHHHASSQPKRVVPFLEELQSHVGELCAETLRLERKRHLWLHQLLCLLSVYGGPSVATEALCQLLTQAHNPEELALAWQLHTTLSSCMAGLIPAAVARCVAQIHTHTLGPRQLRQLLLNLAAAIQSQDEERRGAAGVQSSMAAQVGSAVSIHLHDFGPLLLHGDSAVSHATVRLLSCSPVPRTSSPARMLLLSRAAVTHFFMALRRRVEGGKVGRDGGQASEAVNCSVLLLSRLAAYSPLTLKAVLQQLVEGALHKGNAGLFGGQIADMSGAPLPTLSVSPDIGASLLDINCRFGTTVNFSGSVWSVFHAGVIGKGLKVRTDTQLPDPSGVMQNVQTLITVVVQCCSSSGLNGSINSSRPQSDPDEPLPINAEAAKVVAVTLVENVCPDVANSELSWPPEEHARTTVERDIHIRRCFEAHPVLFPLLQVVAAGRPALCYCSAVLRGLLATLLAHWEASREMLSTDYPWHLQASCLLVSCMGEGQFLPPVLANVHEAFPHLTPFEVRLLLLAVWEYVRGNGPMPQKFVFSSEKGLFCRDFSRDGDVARYVAPIHSVLHKNIDRLGHLCWRFQL, from the exons ATGTTAAAAGAGCAAACGATGTCTGTGGTGTTGGACGGGAGTCCGCTGAAGGCGATGCAgagctcacacactcacacgccgCAGACTGCCCTGAG CGCCCAGGAACTCTCCCAGGAGATCAAGTCCTTCATCAGTGGCATTGACACCGTTCAGGGCCGGAAGCTCAGTGTCCGAGAACACGCCCGCTGTGCTGTGCGCCTGCTGCGCTCGGTCCCGGCCTGCCGAGGGGCGGTGCTGGAGCATCTGAGGGGCGTTTATGATGAGCATGTCTCTGCCTTCCTGCACAACCTGGAGACAGAGAGCGATGCCAGCTCCGGGGTCAGCTCCAACCTGGAGGACATCATACAG GAGGTCCATGGCGTACTGTCAGAGTTCATCCGTCTCAACCCCCGGGCCTGGGCCCCTCTGGTGTCAGCCTGGGCTGTGGACTTGTTGGGCCAGCTGAGCAGTAAGCACGCCGGCCGCAGGGTGGCCCCCCACTCCTCCAGCCTCAACGAGCTGCTCCAGCTCTGGATGTCCTGTGCTGCCACCCGGTCCCTCATGGAGGCCTACTCCCAGTGTTTGGCCGCAATGCTGGCCTGGTGCCCCGATGCGTGTGTGGATGCGCTGTTGAACACTTCAGTCCAGCACTCCCCGCATTTTGATTGGGTGGTGGCTCACATTGGCTCCGCCTTCCCGGGTACTATCATCAGCCGAGTCTTGGCATGCGGACTCAAGGACTTCTGCTCTCACGGTGCTAAGGATCAGGGTCTAATGGTGATGGGAGTGGATAAAGGCAGCAGAGTGCCAAAGATTGGCTCAGTGGTGGGAATCCTTGGACACCTTGCAGTGCACCACTCAGACAGCATCAGGAAGGAGCTGCTCAGGATGTTTCAGGAAAGCCTGAGTCCGTCAAGTCCTTTATCTCCCACTTCATCCTCAACTTCTTGGGAGAGTTCTCCTCAACTCCGCCGTGCTGCAGTACCATTTCTCCTGCAGCTCGCTGCAATGTCCCCCAACCTCTTTGGTGCAGTGTCTGCAGAGCTGGTGGAGCTGCTACGCCCTCCTGTTCTGCTCCAGCTGCAGGCCCTGCTGCAGGGCCTCCCCAGAGAGGAACTGGATAATATGCTGGGGCTGGCCGTCCACCTTATAAGCCAGAGCCCATCAGGAGGGTCCCGGGTCCTCCGCTTTCTTGCAGACACAGCGACCCCGGCCTCGGTCATCATCTCCGGGCCTACACCTTCCCCTCATGAAGGTGTCAGAGAAGGTTGCGATCGCCTCCTCCAGATGCTCCTTCTGCATCTCCACAAACTGGTCTTCAACCGCGCAGATGGAGCTGAAGTCAACCCCCATCACCATGCTTCCTCTCAACCCAAGCGGGTCGTCCCCTTCCTCGAGGAGCTGCAGTCTCACGTAGGTGAGCTCTGTGCGGAGACTCTGCGACTGGAAAGGAAGCGTCACCTCTGGCTGCACCAGTTGCTGTGTCTGCTGTCGGTGTATGGAGGTCCAAGCGTTGCCACCGAGGCCCTGTGCCAGCTACTCACCCAGGCCCACAACCCGGAGGAGCTGGCTCTGGCCTGGCAGCTGCACACCACACTCTCCTCTTGCATGGCGGGACTCATCCCTGCCGCTGTGGCTCGCTGTGTAGCACAGATCCATACACACACTCTGGGGCCCCGACAGCTGAGGCAGCTGTTGCTTAACCTGGCTGCAGCCATCCAGAGTCAGGATGAGGAGAGAAGAGGTGCAGCAGGTGTTCAGTCCTCCATGGCCGCCCAGGTGGGCTCAGCGGTCTCAATACACCTCCATGATTTTGGCCCACTCCTTCTCCACGGTGACTCGGCTGTATCTCATGCCACGGTGCGTCTCCTGTCCTGTAGCCCAGTCCCACGCACCTCCTCCCCAGCACGGATGCTGCTGCTCTCCCGTGCTGCCGTCACTCATTTCTTTATGGCGCTGCGAAGAAGAGTAGAAGGAGGGAAGGTGGGGCGAGATGGGGGACAGGCAAGCGAGGCGGTGAACTGTTcagtcctgctgctgtcacGCTTGGCAGCGTATTCTCCGCTCACTCTCAAAGCGGTTCTTCAGCAGCTGGTTGAGGGAGCCCTACATAAAGGCAACGCTGGCCTGTTTGGAGGGCAGATCGCAGACATGTCCGGTGCCCCTTTGCCTACCCTGTCTGTGTCTCCTGACATCGGAGCCTCTTTGCTGGATATCAACTGTCGGTTCGGTACCACAGTCAACTTCTCTGGCAGCGTGTGGTCCGTGTTTCATGCCGGGGTGATTGGCAAGGGGCTGAAGGTCCGCACTGACACACAGCTGCCTGACCCATCGGGCGTCATGCAG AACGTCCAGACTCTGATAACCGTCGTGGTCCAGTGTTGCAGCTCTTCTGGTCTCAACGGCTCTATCAACAGCTCGCGCCCCCAATCTGACCCTGACGAGCCGCTGCCCATCAATGCCGAGGCAGCCAAAGTTGTTGCAGTTACCTTGGTGGAAAACGTTTGTCCAGATGTGGCCAACAGTGAGCTGTCCTGGCCCCCAGAGGAGCATGCCCGCACCACGGTTGAGCGAGACATCCACATTCGGCGTTGCTTTGAGGCCCACCCGGTGCTCTTCCCTCTGCTTCAGGTGGTGGCGGCTGGACGCCCGGCTCTCTGCTACTGCTCCGCTGTGCTCAGAGGCCTCCTGGCCACTCTGCTGGCCCACTGGGAGGCATCCCGCGAGATGTTGTCCACGGACTACCCGTGGCACCTCCAGGCCTCCTGCCTcctggtgtcctgcatgggggagGGCCAGTTCCTGCCTCCTGTGCTCGCCAACGTCCACGAAGCCTTCCCCCACCTCACTCCCTTCGAGGTGAGGCTGCTGCTCCTGGCTGTGTGGGAGTACGTGAGAGGCAACGGGCCCATGCCCCAGAAGTTTGTCTTCAGCTCAGAGAAGGGGCTGTTCTGCAGGGACTTCTCTCGGGACGGTGACGTGGCGAGATACGTGGCCCCGATTCACAGCGTCCTGCATAAAAACATTGATAGATTGGGACATCTGTGCTGGAGGTTCCAGCTCTAA